CTATACTATCTGCAAATCACGACGAAAAGCGCCCTATAAGGTTCCGTCCTTATGGGGTTCTTTTCTTTTTATTTTTCCAACATACTCAAGTTTTTTTTGCAAATCGGATACAAAAGCAAGATATTCGGACGGGAATCGTTTGAGTAAAGCCGAGTATTGCTGTTTGTTTGGGATAAGAAGTTTTTTCAATTTGTCCTGTTTCACAAGATATTTTACGAGACAATGAAAGTCCCCATCTCCTGTTACGATTACTGCCTTGTCGCAGTGCGGGTACTCAATCATTGCTTGTAATACTAGTTCTGCGTCACAATTTCCTTTCATTTTACCGTTTTTATATTCAAGTACCGGCTTAAAAACCACAAGGTATCCGTATTTTTGTAGAGCGGTGTATAAATCTTGGTTATCTTCCACATACCCAATGAACAAAAACGCTTTTGAGACGCCGTATTTTTCTTTCAGGTACACTCTAAA
The DNA window shown above is from Patescibacteria group bacterium and carries:
- a CDS encoding NYN domain-containing protein, which codes for MKKDKNNYAFIDSQNLNLSIQELGWKLDFARFRVYLKEKYGVSKAFLFIGYVEDNQDLYTALQKYGYLVVFKPVLEYKNGKMKGNCDAELVLQAMIEYPHCDKAVIVTGDGDFHCLVKYLVKQDKLKKLLIPNKQQYSALLKRFPSEYLAFVSDLQKKLEYVGKIKRKEPHKDGTL